The DNA window cacacactttctgGCTGAGTGCTCCTAGTTCCGCTGATCTCTGTCCCTGGAacaccctctcttcccctctattGAAATCACTTTTAAAGTCAAACTTAAATGCCACCTCTCAAAGAAATCCTTCCTGCTCCCCTTGGCAGATAACCTTTGCACCTGGTCATAGCTAGCAAAGCCTAAAACCTCTTTGTAAAATTTAGCTGAATTTGGGAGCTTGGGAAGCTCTGTTTGCTGCCCATTTCCTTAGCCTGGGCATGGTATGAGGGGGCACCCCAAGTGTGGCTTTCAGGGCAGCTACATGCATCCCAACCAGATCACTTTGGAGGAAATCTAAGCTCTGACCTTTGAGTTCCCATGTGGCCCCTGAACCCCTtcccaatctggctccagcccCCTTCATGTGAGCTAAGATCCAGCCAAATGGGCCTCCACCTACACaattccctctcccacctcccagcACAAGGAAGATGAGACCCGAGGGCAGGGGGGAGCAGGTGGGGGCCCAGGGTGAAGCCCAGTGCCCCCTCACCCCTCTGGGCAACGGCACTCACCATGGGCGGCTTCCCGGATCAGCCGGACATGGTAGGCAGAGCACGTGGACAACATGTGCTTGAGCTTGGCCACGCTGTGCTTGGAGGGCTCTTGGAAGGCCAGGGCGCATCTCTTGGAGTGAATGGAGGTGGGGCGGATAACCTCGGTGCGGCCATGCTTGAAAGCGCCTGTGCTGCACGGCTCATAGGAAGACACAACCTGATGATGAAGCCCCAGGAAAGCCATCTGCAAGGCGAGCTGGATCATGGCGTCAGGGCTCATGCCCTCGCGCTTCAGGAAGTGCTTGCCTCCCTTCTTGAAGTGCATCAGCTTGGCGGAGAAGGTCTGCACGGCCGAGTTATAGCTGGCTCGGGCGCTGCTGATGCCCTCTCTTAAGGAGTCATTCAGCTGGAAGTTGAGTTTCTTCACGGCCCTGCAGCCATCGGCAGCCAGGGGCACCTCCTGGGGCCTGACTGTGTGGGCCTGTGTGCTGTCTTGGAACACCTCCTTCATGAAGCGCAGGATGGTCAGCACGTCACCCCAGGAGTGCTCAAAGTTGATGGCCGCTGAGCCGTCTTTGGTGAGGATGAGGTTGAAGGATTTATCAAACCAGCGGTTGTGCCCGTTGCCATACAGCATGATCTGAGTGAAGTGGTCAGCGTCCTGAACGAGCAGATCATCCAGGCACAGGCTGAAGATGGCCGTGTCCACCTTCTTTAAGGCTTCCTGGTTGCCATTGACCAAGAGCTCTTGCCTCAGCTTTGCCCATGTGTCTCGCTTTTCAGTTGTCAGATATGCCAAGGGGAAGTCGGGTATGGGGCTCTGGTCAGAGAGTATGTACTTCAGGTTGGCATGGATTTCTGAGGTCTGGATCATGGTCCCGTTGCTCCGTAGGATGTTAAAGATATAAAAGTTCCCATTCCTTAGCACCAGGAGGTGCTTGGCCCGCTCATCTGTGAGAAGTGTGTCCCTCGCAAACTTGGGCAGACGGCTTGTACTGAAAAGCCTGAAGTTCTGTGACATGTCCATGGGGTAGACATTAAACATGGCAGCCGTTTGGCACACGAATGACTTGGGGATCCAGCGGATGAACTTCTTGAAGAACTCAGTGTTGGTTCTTTCTGGGTAGAGATGGAGGACTTCAGGCTCCAGCGTACCAGTTCTGAAGGCCCTCAGGAACCGGATGATTGAGACAGTCATGTTGGTGGCACGCGTGAGTTGGTCGTTATACTCATCTTTGGGGTCTGGTTGGAAAGCCAAGCCTACATTCATGTTAAATACAGGCGGGTTGCGACGGCCTAGATAAGAATTCAACCATATATCTAGAGAGAAAGGAATGTTGAGAAGTAAAATGATACAAAGGATATATAACAGGAAGCAGTGGGAAGAGATAGACTGGAGGGTTAGGAGAATAACCACAGACAAGTCACCCACCTCtcagggccttggtttcttcttcttcttcttcttttttttttttttggtgaggcaattggggttaagtgacttgcccaaggttacacagctagtaagtgttaagtgtctgaggccggatttgaactcaggtcctcctgaatccagggccagtgctctatccactgtgccatctagcacaGTTTCTTCTTGATAAAatcaagatctgaactcagatcactggatttggagtgaaaggatatgaattcaaatccctacTGTATCAATTACTAACTGGATAgactcaagcaagtcacttcccctctgtgggcctcagttttctcatctgtaaaatgaggggaataggACCAGACCTTTAAGGTCTCTCCTACAGTCTCTGAGatgccttccagttctatatcCTTGGATTGTGTGTATTCACAGATTCAGTAAGATGTAAGGGTCCCTGTTCCAAAGCCTATTGGAAG is part of the Dromiciops gliroides isolate mDroGli1 chromosome 4, mDroGli1.pri, whole genome shotgun sequence genome and encodes:
- the LOC122753358 gene encoding carnitine O-palmitoyltransferase 2, mitochondrial-like; this encodes MALSPGPGPLRFLLRLQGGCHGRPARRSLGVSFWDVGRDTRDKGSSGDLGLAPSIVPTLHYQNSLPRLPIPKLEDSITRYLRAQKPLLTEDQFRRTEEFSHNFQNGLGKELHNMLIFQDQHSQHTSYISDIWLNSYLGRRNPPVFNMNVGLAFQPDPKDEYNDQLTRATNMTVSIIRFLRAFRTGTLEPEVLHLYPERTNTEFFKKFIRWIPKSFVCQTAAMFNVYPMDMSQNFRLFSTSRLPKFARDTLLTDERAKHLLVLRNGNFYIFNILRSNGTMIQTSEIHANLKYILSDQSPIPDFPLAYLTTEKRDTWAKLRQELLVNGNQEALKKVDTAIFSLCLDDLLVQDADHFTQIMLYGNGHNRWFDKSFNLILTKDGSAAINFEHSWGDVLTILRFMKEVFQDSTQAHTVRPQEVPLAADGCRAVKKLNFQLNDSLREGISSARASYNSAVQTFSAKLMHFKKGGKHFLKREGMSPDAMIQLALQMAFLGLHHQVVSSYEPCSTGAFKHGRTEVIRPTSIHSKRCALAFQEPSKHSVAKLKHMLSTCSAYHVRLIREAAHGQGFDRHLLALRILADTKKGCLPDIFSDSAYSQMNHSFIFSRHLFNPTLNFGASMPIVPDGLGIAYSVQDDSITFNITSCSNCDIQDFIQILKTSLEKIVDVLKGEPIAR